Within the Candidatus Omnitrophota bacterium genome, the region CTTTTAAGAGAAATTTTGACTGGAAGGACCCGTATACTTTCTGGAGTAAAACGGTAAAGGCGTCGCCTGATTCCCCTCGCGCGCTTGCCAATTTGGCTCTTGCTGAAAAAAGCCGCGGCGATATGGTAAAAGCGGAAGAATATTTCAGGAAATCGCTTGAACTGGAACCTTATTACGCGCCTGCGGTTAACGGTCTTTTTGATATTCTCACTGAAAAAGGAAGAATTAAAGAAGCGGAAGATATGCTTGTTGAGGCATTAAAAAGGTTTCCGGATAAAATAGATTTTTATAGAGTTCTGATTGGTTTCTACACAGAGCGGGGTAAAACAGAAGAAGCGCGGAGTTTGTGTAAGAATGTTACAGCGCTTCTTTCTCTTGGCGTCGGTGATATTGATGATTATTTGCCGATAGGTATGCAGACCTTTCAACTCGGTCTGCTCGCCGAATCGGAAAAAATTTTCAGGTATGCCTTTGAAAAGATGCCCTGGAGTTCTTATATTGCAAATAATCTTGCTTCTCTATGCCGCGCTAAAAAGGACTATGCGGAAGCGGTTAGATATTACGAAATCGCTATAAAAAAACAACCGTCAAATCCTGTGTATTATTACAATCTTGGAAACCTTTATGATGATACGGAAAAACCGGTTGCCGCAATTTCAAGTTATAAAAAGGCAATAGACATAGCAGAAAACTATGGTGACGCCTGGTACAATCTTGGAATGGTTTATGAAAAAGCAGGTAATCTTAAAGAAGCAAATCAGTGTTTTAAGATGGTTGCAAAAATTGAACCT harbors:
- a CDS encoding tetratricopeptide repeat protein, which encodes FKRNFDWKDPYTFWSKTVKASPDSPRALANLALAEKSRGDMVKAEEYFRKSLELEPYYAPAVNGLFDILTEKGRIKEAEDMLVEALKRFPDKIDFYRVLIGFYTERGKTEEARSLCKNVTALLSLGVGDIDDYLPIGMQTFQLGLLAESEKIFRYAFEKMPWSSYIANNLASLCRAKKDYAEAVRYYEIAIKKQPSNPVYYYNLGNLYDDTEKPVAAISSYKKAIDIAENYGDAWYNLGMVYEKAGNLKEANQCFKMVAKIEPENFEVRKKYE